A region of Rubidibacter lacunae KORDI 51-2 DNA encodes the following proteins:
- a CDS encoding stage II sporulation protein M has product MRLQRWIAQREVHWQRLDELLHQVEKRGFRSLSAKELRELASLYRSTSGDLARARAHRAGRLLQHDLQQLTVRAYTAIYQGSRRQEWNAIVDFCLWGFPATVREAGGYIAAATVIFAIMGVVGGWYGWQDPGFLELMLPEWLIAMVRDRGELWTGPILGWEAVSSSNLAINNISVSLGAVGGGITAGLWTIYILMLNGLLIGTVGALVGRYELAYPFWAFVFPHGALELPAIFLAGGAGLAIARSLVWPGALRRADALKQSGTLAARLLFGIVPLLLIAGAIEGFISPSESIPNAVKYALGGVNFVLFAIYCQRIRPSVTAPDAPAATPVETPAAAVVPNGAPTASPPLS; this is encoded by the coding sequence GTGAGACTCCAACGCTGGATCGCGCAACGGGAAGTGCACTGGCAGCGCCTCGACGAACTGCTGCACCAGGTTGAAAAACGCGGATTTCGATCGCTGTCGGCCAAGGAGTTACGGGAGCTGGCGAGCCTCTACCGCTCCACATCCGGTGACCTGGCCCGCGCGCGCGCGCACCGCGCCGGACGCTTGCTCCAGCACGATTTGCAACAGCTGACCGTACGCGCTTACACGGCTATTTATCAGGGTTCGCGCCGGCAGGAATGGAATGCGATCGTGGATTTCTGTTTGTGGGGATTTCCCGCCACCGTCCGCGAGGCGGGTGGCTACATTGCAGCAGCAACGGTCATCTTCGCAATCATGGGGGTTGTAGGCGGATGGTACGGATGGCAAGATCCGGGCTTCTTGGAGTTGATGTTGCCGGAGTGGTTGATTGCGATGGTGCGCGATCGCGGCGAATTATGGACGGGTCCGATCCTCGGTTGGGAAGCCGTCTCGTCCAGCAACTTGGCCATTAACAACATTTCAGTTTCACTAGGTGCCGTCGGAGGTGGCATCACAGCCGGGTTGTGGACGATCTACATCTTGATGCTGAACGGGCTGCTGATCGGTACGGTGGGCGCCTTGGTAGGGCGCTACGAACTGGCGTATCCGTTTTGGGCGTTCGTGTTCCCCCACGGCGCGTTGGAACTACCGGCCATTTTTCTGGCCGGGGGGGCAGGACTGGCGATCGCGCGATCGCTCGTGTGGCCCGGGGCGTTGCGGCGGGCAGATGCTCTCAAACAGTCCGGAACGCTGGCAGCGCGGCTGTTATTCGGGATCGTGCCGCTCTTGCTAATTGCGGGGGCGATTGAGGGCTTCATATCGCCGAGCGAATCTATTCCTAATGCAGTCAAGTACGCGCTCGGCGGGGTCAACTTCGTGTTGTTCGCGATCTACTGCCAGCGCATCCGTCCCTCAGTCACCGCCCCCGATGCACCTGCGGCGACTCCTGTAGAAACACCTGCAGCAGCGGTCGTTCCCAACGGGGCACCAACTGCCTCACCTCCCCTTTCCTGA
- a CDS encoding DUF362 domain-containing protein: protein MSPQVSLLRATRYDAPHLQTAIAQVLTPFGGMESFVKAGDRVLLKPNLLTGSKPRRECVTRPEIVAAVAESVKAAGGTPFLGDSPAFGSARGVAAANGYGPLLESMDLPVVEFSGQRYGTASDTFEHLRLSKEAMDADVVINLPKVKSHCQLTLTLGVKNLFGCVPGKMKAWWHMEAGKDADRFGEMLVETARTIAPDLTLIDGIVGHQGNGPSAGEPRPLGVLGAASDVFALDCALAALLQVDPQQVPTLAASQRLGLCPDLDAIAFPLERPKDLAIDDWQLPADVHAIDFGAPRVVRSLFKHLYIRFIKEPIAM from the coding sequence ATGTCTCCCCAAGTTAGTTTGCTGCGAGCAACGCGCTACGATGCCCCGCACCTGCAAACCGCGATCGCGCAGGTCCTGACCCCCTTTGGCGGCATGGAATCGTTCGTCAAGGCGGGCGATCGCGTGTTGCTCAAACCGAATTTGCTCACGGGTAGCAAGCCGCGCCGCGAATGCGTGACCCGCCCGGAAATCGTTGCCGCCGTTGCCGAGTCGGTCAAAGCAGCTGGTGGCACGCCCTTCCTGGGCGACAGTCCGGCATTTGGGAGCGCGCGTGGCGTCGCTGCAGCCAACGGCTACGGTCCGCTCCTGGAGTCCATGGACCTGCCGGTTGTCGAATTCAGCGGACAGCGTTATGGCACGGCTAGCGACACCTTCGAACACCTGCGCTTGAGCAAGGAAGCGATGGATGCCGATGTCGTCATTAACTTGCCGAAGGTCAAATCACACTGCCAGCTGACGTTAACTTTGGGCGTGAAGAATCTCTTCGGATGCGTTCCTGGCAAGATGAAGGCGTGGTGGCACATGGAAGCCGGCAAAGACGCCGATCGCTTTGGCGAGATGCTCGTCGAAACCGCTCGGACGATCGCGCCAGACCTGACGCTGATCGACGGCATCGTGGGACATCAAGGCAACGGGCCGAGCGCGGGCGAGCCACGTCCCCTCGGCGTGTTGGGTGCGGCTTCGGATGTCTTCGCCCTCGACTGTGCTCTTGCCGCACTGCTGCAGGTGGACCCGCAACAGGTTCCGACGCTGGCTGCCTCGCAGCGATTGGGGCTCTGCCCGGACCTTGACGCAATCGCGTTTCCGCTTGAGCGCCCGAAAGATCTGGCGATCGACGACTGGCAACTGCCGGCGGACGTGCACGCGATCGACTTCGGCGCACCGAGGGTAGTGCGTTCGCTGTTCAAGCACTTGTACATTCGTTTCATCAAAGAGCCGATAGCCATGTAG